Proteins from one Microbacterium proteolyticum genomic window:
- a CDS encoding metallophosphoesterase, with amino-acid sequence MTRPVATAALAPLGVAGAAAVGAAVWGMGVERYLFTVRYHALRVLPKGADALRVLHVSDAHMAPWQHRKQEWMARLVELAPDLVVNTGDNLGHRDGLSGIRTAFAPLRGVPGLVVHGSNDYQEPAPRNPLRYFTGPSGSVPDHKHLDIDALDRFFTDDLGWSILDDTAVSFDVKGLRLTAFGVDDAHRNWDKPELIPPVLSTLDAADLTLGVMHAPYRRTLDRFVDLGADVLLAGHTHGGQVRVPFSRKALVSNCDLPLDQARGLSEWSHGGRTVPLNVSAGLGHSIYAPVRFACRPEATLLTLLPR; translated from the coding sequence GTGACGCGTCCCGTCGCGACGGCCGCCCTCGCGCCCCTCGGGGTCGCGGGGGCGGCCGCTGTCGGCGCCGCGGTCTGGGGCATGGGCGTCGAGCGCTATCTGTTCACCGTCCGCTACCACGCGCTGCGCGTGCTCCCCAAGGGCGCGGATGCCCTACGCGTCCTGCACGTCTCCGACGCGCACATGGCTCCCTGGCAGCATCGCAAGCAGGAGTGGATGGCACGGCTCGTCGAGCTCGCGCCCGACCTCGTCGTGAACACCGGCGACAACCTCGGCCACCGCGACGGGCTCAGCGGCATCCGCACCGCTTTCGCCCCGCTGCGCGGCGTGCCCGGCCTGGTGGTCCACGGGTCGAACGACTACCAGGAGCCCGCTCCGCGCAATCCGCTGCGGTACTTCACGGGGCCCTCGGGGAGCGTGCCCGACCACAAGCACCTCGACATCGACGCGCTCGATCGCTTCTTCACCGACGACCTCGGTTGGAGCATCCTCGACGACACCGCCGTGTCCTTCGACGTGAAGGGTCTTCGCCTCACCGCGTTCGGGGTCGACGACGCCCACCGCAACTGGGACAAGCCCGAGCTCATCCCGCCGGTCCTGTCGACCCTGGATGCCGCCGATCTGACCCTCGGCGTGATGCACGCCCCCTACCGACGGACGCTCGACCGCTTCGTCGATCTCGGCGCCGACGTGCTGCTGGCCGGCCACACGCACGGGGGCCAGGTACGCGTCCCCTTCAGTCGGAAAGCGCTCGTCTCGAACTGCGACCTTCCGCTCGACCAGGCGCGCGGGCTCAGCGAGTGGTCGCACGGCGGCCGGACCGTTCCCCTGAACGTCAGCGCCGGGCTCGGGCACTCCATCTACGCACCGGTGCGGTTCGCCTGTCGGCCCGAGGCCACGCTGCTCACGCTGCTGCCGCGCTGA
- a CDS encoding recombinase family protein, which translates to MHITSIYEEHYLGETYRTGVAYLRARSEEDDRAPRRVGDYSLARQREFIAKAARANGVIIVAEYIEYADYEGYRPAFTSAVTFMSETGVPDLFVAREEYLARRAGDFRLFMTLLKDSQITLIPAIDRRRQH; encoded by the coding sequence ATGCACATCACGTCAATCTACGAAGAGCACTACCTCGGAGAGACCTACCGGACAGGGGTCGCCTACCTGAGGGCGCGGAGCGAGGAAGACGACCGGGCACCCCGCCGGGTCGGCGACTACTCGCTCGCCCGGCAACGAGAGTTCATCGCCAAAGCCGCCAGAGCTAACGGGGTGATCATCGTCGCCGAGTACATCGAGTACGCCGACTACGAGGGGTACCGGCCCGCCTTCACCAGCGCCGTGACCTTCATGTCGGAAACCGGAGTCCCAGACCTCTTCGTCGCCCGTGAAGAGTACCTGGCCCGGCGGGCAGGCGACTTCCGGCTGTTCATGACGCTGCTCAAGGACAGCCAGATCACGCTCATCCCCGCTATCGACCGGAGGAGGCAACACTAA
- a CDS encoding replication-relaxation family protein, which produces MTPTMRPSRYVTSTQLQQLRSDLSERDWALLRFLSRHCYATTKQLRRQFFTGHATPSAATRATVRVLDRLLQQRLVTRLERKIGGHTRGSASYIWHLDAAGERLTRRDGGPRRRFIDPSLPFLEHCLQITETAVVLGELTQNSDLRLTKLEIETEAWRSFLTRHGTATILKPDLYARLSGADYDDHWYIEVDLGTESVVPVLRDKCTAYAAYRATGRAQAEHGVFPRVLWIVPTQRRADRLTATIHAEQNLPDRLFTVITPQQLPATIADPESASATELREEES; this is translated from the coding sequence ATGACTCCCACGATGCGGCCCTCGCGCTACGTCACGTCCACCCAGCTGCAACAGCTCCGCAGCGACTTGTCGGAGCGGGACTGGGCGCTGCTCCGGTTCCTGAGCCGCCACTGCTACGCCACCACCAAGCAGCTCCGGCGTCAGTTCTTCACCGGTCATGCCACCCCCAGCGCCGCCACCCGCGCGACCGTCCGCGTCCTCGACCGGCTCCTGCAGCAGCGGCTCGTGACCCGGCTGGAGCGGAAGATCGGTGGGCACACCCGCGGATCGGCGTCCTACATCTGGCACCTCGACGCTGCCGGCGAACGCCTCACCAGGCGCGACGGTGGACCGCGCCGACGGTTCATCGACCCGAGCCTGCCGTTCCTCGAACATTGCCTCCAGATCACCGAGACCGCCGTCGTCCTTGGCGAGCTCACCCAGAACAGCGACCTGCGGCTCACGAAGCTCGAGATCGAGACCGAAGCCTGGCGGAGCTTCCTCACCCGGCATGGCACGGCCACCATCCTCAAGCCCGACCTCTACGCCCGCCTGAGCGGAGCGGACTACGACGACCACTGGTACATCGAAGTCGACCTGGGCACCGAGAGCGTCGTCCCTGTCCTGCGCGACAAGTGCACCGCGTACGCCGCCTACCGCGCCACTGGACGCGCCCAGGCCGAGCACGGCGTGTTCCCCCGGGTGCTGTGGATCGTGCCCACCCAGCGGCGCGCCGATCGTCTCACCGCCACCATCCACGCCGAGCAGAACCTTCCGGACCGGCTGTTCACGGTCATCACCCCGCAGCAGCTCCCCGCCACCATCGCGGACCCGGAGAGCGCGTCAGCAACTGAACTCAGAGAGGAGGAATCATGA
- a CDS encoding helicase HerA domain-containing protein has product MISTVWRDLHFQPPVDGQQLLGFLQALAADPGRGGLVWEARTEAGKTRHLLGGDTDLSAAVSTLRRLIPGTVVTPAEPRATVERAGRIRMSGRHLALSVDAHGQSLRAVLAALSGATGKDDVLVLQVVLGRALAPELLPSAAPDPGTSLGALLLRGTTPASSGLRSRMQDKLAQYRFRAVIRIGVTSPSPVRRRLLVHSLLAAIRTLQTSGVKISLTTKNPANLDAGLIPLRQPLALTSEELLPLLAWPIQDGNLPGLPDRHPRRLAPPATYTPPKSRVFATTTAPGLTAAIGIGIEDATRHSHVYGPTGSGKSTLFLHLIKADIDAGRSVVVVDPKRDLAQDVLRLIPANRTGEVVIIDPLLRRPAGINPFAGLTGLDADERRPLVAEIMLDLFRGLFPSAFGPLTADTLHASFLTLTYAPDASLAVLPRLLTDPAYRRKVVARIQDPTLQSFWAQYDAKSPGQQAAAVGPVMTRLRQFLLRPGVRAVLEQTHPAFNLADLFTKPRILVVSLNKGLLGTQAASLLGSLVVSQLWQLILARAAVPPEKRKPVSIYIDEAQHFLHIGDLGEALEQSRSLGAAWHLAHQNRAQMPEKLLRTIDANARNKIIFGLEDDDAKLAARTTGLDPEDFTRLPPYEIYASLQNSGARTGWFSGRVLPPPKAVSSVEAVTAEAEARYGTRHAVHTPDCSSRVTAEGDEWDDAQGDGRGDEGDNEPIGRTKRSPK; this is encoded by the coding sequence ATGATCAGCACCGTCTGGCGTGACCTCCACTTCCAGCCGCCCGTCGACGGTCAGCAACTCCTCGGCTTCCTCCAGGCGCTGGCCGCAGACCCGGGTCGGGGCGGGCTGGTCTGGGAGGCCCGCACCGAGGCCGGGAAGACACGCCATCTTCTTGGCGGCGACACCGACCTGTCCGCCGCCGTATCGACACTGCGCCGTCTCATACCCGGCACCGTCGTCACTCCCGCCGAGCCGCGCGCCACGGTGGAGCGGGCGGGCCGTATCCGTATGAGTGGTCGCCACCTCGCGCTCTCGGTCGACGCGCATGGGCAGAGCCTGCGGGCCGTGCTGGCGGCCCTGTCCGGCGCGACGGGGAAGGACGATGTCCTCGTGCTCCAGGTTGTGCTCGGGCGGGCACTGGCTCCGGAGCTTCTGCCATCTGCCGCACCGGATCCTGGCACCTCGCTCGGCGCGCTACTGCTAAGGGGGACGACCCCGGCCTCGTCGGGGCTGCGCTCCCGGATGCAGGACAAACTCGCCCAGTATCGATTCCGCGCCGTCATCCGCATCGGCGTCACCAGCCCCTCACCAGTGCGTCGCCGATTGCTCGTCCACAGTCTTCTCGCGGCCATCCGCACCCTGCAGACCAGCGGCGTAAAGATCTCGCTTACGACGAAGAACCCGGCCAACCTCGACGCCGGGCTTATCCCGCTGCGTCAGCCCCTGGCGCTGACCAGCGAGGAACTACTGCCGCTGCTGGCCTGGCCGATCCAGGATGGCAACCTTCCGGGCTTGCCGGATCGTCACCCGCGCCGTCTCGCTCCTCCCGCCACCTACACGCCGCCGAAGTCACGTGTGTTCGCCACCACCACCGCGCCCGGCTTGACCGCCGCGATCGGGATCGGGATAGAGGACGCCACGCGGCATAGTCACGTGTATGGGCCGACGGGGTCGGGGAAAAGCACGCTCTTCTTACACCTCATCAAGGCCGACATCGACGCCGGTCGGTCGGTCGTGGTCGTGGATCCGAAGAGAGATCTCGCGCAGGACGTCCTGCGCCTCATACCGGCGAACCGGACGGGCGAAGTCGTGATCATCGACCCGCTCCTCAGGCGCCCCGCTGGCATCAACCCGTTCGCCGGTCTCACCGGGCTGGATGCTGATGAGCGTCGACCGTTGGTGGCGGAGATCATGCTCGACCTCTTCCGCGGGCTCTTCCCAAGCGCCTTCGGCCCGCTCACCGCCGATACCCTGCACGCCTCGTTCCTGACTCTGACCTACGCGCCCGACGCCAGCCTCGCGGTGTTGCCTCGGCTCCTCACGGATCCCGCATACCGGCGCAAGGTCGTCGCGCGGATCCAGGATCCGACGCTGCAGAGCTTCTGGGCGCAGTACGACGCCAAGAGCCCCGGACAGCAAGCCGCCGCGGTCGGGCCGGTCATGACGAGGCTGAGGCAGTTCCTGCTCCGCCCGGGCGTGAGAGCGGTGCTGGAGCAGACCCACCCCGCCTTCAATCTCGCGGACCTGTTCACGAAGCCCCGGATCCTGGTGGTGAGTCTGAACAAGGGCCTGCTCGGTACGCAGGCGGCCAGCCTCCTCGGCTCACTAGTGGTCAGCCAGCTATGGCAACTCATCCTCGCCCGCGCCGCCGTACCGCCGGAGAAGCGGAAGCCGGTCTCGATCTACATCGACGAGGCTCAACACTTCCTCCACATCGGCGACCTCGGCGAAGCCCTCGAACAGTCCAGATCGCTCGGTGCCGCGTGGCACCTGGCCCACCAAAACCGTGCGCAGATGCCCGAAAAGCTGCTGCGGACGATTGATGCCAATGCGCGGAACAAGATCATCTTCGGCCTCGAGGACGACGACGCCAAGCTCGCTGCCCGCACCACTGGGCTTGATCCGGAGGACTTCACCCGCCTCCCGCCCTATGAGATCTACGCCAGCCTCCAAAACAGCGGCGCTCGCACCGGCTGGTTCTCGGGTCGCGTCCTCCCGCCACCGAAGGCCGTCTCGTCCGTCGAGGCCGTCACCGCTGAGGCCGAAGCCCGCTACGGGACCCGCCACGCTGTACACACTCCCGACTGCTCGTCCAGGGTGACGGCTGAGGGTGACGAATGGGATGACGCCCAGGGTGATGGGCGGGGTGACGAGGGTGATAACGAGCCCATCGGGCGCACGAAACGGAGCCCGAAATGA
- a CDS encoding MT-A70 family methyltransferase, which yields MHTTNTNVVTADAPEEGEESSPPGCLKRYQTILADPAWMAGQQGKFGAESKYPLMHLDAIKAMPVGELAEENAHLYLWCYPATRYVAEDVMRAWGFEFKDEFVWGKDQMGLGQYFRHAHETLLLGVKGKLPVKFRGQRSFAMLPRQDHSHKPEEVHVMIERLSPGPYLELFARRPTHGWDIWGNEVESDIRIPGYPVPSDSLPPRDLDPRSEAERA from the coding sequence ATGCACACCACCAACACCAATGTCGTCACCGCCGACGCACCCGAGGAGGGTGAGGAAAGCTCACCGCCGGGTTGCCTGAAGCGGTACCAAACCATCCTCGCGGACCCCGCCTGGATGGCGGGTCAGCAGGGAAAGTTCGGCGCCGAGTCAAAGTACCCCCTCATGCACCTCGACGCGATCAAGGCCATGCCCGTGGGCGAACTCGCCGAGGAGAACGCTCACCTGTACCTGTGGTGCTACCCGGCCACCCGCTACGTCGCCGAGGACGTGATGCGCGCCTGGGGGTTCGAATTCAAGGACGAGTTCGTCTGGGGCAAAGACCAGATGGGCCTCGGTCAGTACTTCCGTCACGCTCACGAAACGCTGCTCCTCGGAGTGAAGGGAAAGCTTCCCGTGAAATTCCGGGGTCAGCGTTCCTTCGCGATGCTGCCCCGGCAGGACCACTCCCATAAGCCGGAGGAGGTCCACGTCATGATCGAGCGCCTCAGCCCGGGCCCGTACTTGGAACTCTTCGCCCGCCGGCCCACGCACGGCTGGGACATCTGGGGCAACGAGGTCGAGTCCGACATCCGTATCCCCGGCTATCCCGTCCCCAGCGATTCCCTGCCGCCGCGCGATCTGGATCCGCGTTCGGAGGCCGAGCGTGCCTGA
- a CDS encoding DUF6907 domain-containing protein, translated as MPLNTPSGCESSCPAWCSGDHEGQDLPSDRYHQSVQTLVPVVIPVRLSNATRDGEQRHEAAEFSLQASQSVSGDRTVWVAIVGERQFIDVTLESAARIHTALGALLDQLRGAS; from the coding sequence ATGCCTTTGAACACCCCCTCTGGCTGCGAGTCATCCTGCCCCGCTTGGTGCTCCGGAGATCACGAGGGTCAGGATCTCCCGTCGGATCGCTACCACCAGAGCGTGCAAACCCTCGTGCCGGTCGTCATTCCCGTGCGCCTGTCCAACGCGACTCGCGACGGGGAGCAGCGACACGAGGCAGCCGAGTTCTCCTTGCAGGCGTCGCAGTCGGTCAGCGGCGATCGTACGGTCTGGGTCGCCATCGTTGGCGAGCGGCAGTTCATCGATGTCACGCTCGAGAGCGCAGCGCGCATACACACTGCGCTTGGCGCCCTCCTCGACCAGCTGCGAGGCGCCTCGTAA
- a CDS encoding helix-turn-helix domain-containing protein, producing the protein MEGELQRRLGQNLRAHRQALGLSQEQFAERLGYHRTYIGGIEQGLRNLSLRSVERLAADLDIDPLELLREAPAG; encoded by the coding sequence ATGGAAGGAGAGCTTCAGCGCCGACTCGGGCAGAACCTGCGTGCACACCGCCAAGCGCTGGGGCTCAGCCAGGAGCAGTTCGCGGAACGGCTCGGCTACCACCGCACCTACATCGGCGGCATCGAGCAGGGCCTTCGCAACCTCAGCCTTCGCTCCGTGGAACGCCTGGCGGCGGACCTCGACATCGACCCGCTGGAGCTTCTCCGCGAAGCTCCAGCGGGCTGA